Proteins encoded by one window of Fimbriiglobus ruber:
- a CDS encoding protein kinase domain-containing protein, producing MSSTLVLKTAVIPPGLDFLNDLLEQSIIHPEEWCELPAQILSDIASTEQIESLLEKLVERQLLTEFQSQMIRSGQSTDLVVGHYRLLEPLGRGGMGVVYRAEHIHLRRQVAVKLVSAGHGDHARLHRFYLEARSVARLQHPNIVGCQDAGQHRPPGAREVRDYYVMELVPGRDLHGFVTENGPVPVHRAAALFRQVADALTEAHRHGLIHRDIKPQNIIVTPDWQAKVLDFGLALHPQLQVTEPGVLLGSVGYMAPEQARDPHRVDIRADLFSLGASLFWALTGREPFPVTGAAIVDLQLRLNAPPPELRAVRPEYPVGLSDLIARLMQPDPDRRPPSAAAVAAALGPFTRWQPVVAGADASSKFRVLVADDDIDIRVFVRNLLAGECACTEVETGDAAWEALEHQPFDLVISDMDMPGLDGAGLTARIQAQVPDPLPMVMLMSGAVTTETLGNLLLEGADDFIRKPFQPSEFLSRVRGLLNRRPGFEARPPQSPSARDTVRIPARATTRLTGADTRFEPRTLAGPSPGDPFAGPPPYTTAKALGLIVTRLLEEVTVLSRGHSARLTRYVSALAAVAPYHAEYARLKDQTYLDMLAAVAPLHDVGLLAIPTPISMKPGRLDAEEMMAVQMHATIGADVIADLVAKYGQSLPCLSLAAEVVRSHHERWDGGGYPDGLKGADIPLAARVVGLVSVYDALRSRRPARPGFTHARTLRIITAESPNQFDPLLAAAFQAAAPQFDQIYQQHPR from the coding sequence ATGAGCAGCACTCTCGTATTGAAAACCGCCGTGATTCCGCCGGGGTTGGACTTCCTCAACGATCTTCTCGAACAATCAATCATTCACCCGGAAGAGTGGTGCGAACTCCCGGCCCAGATCCTGTCCGACATCGCGTCCACCGAACAAATCGAGTCGCTCCTCGAAAAACTGGTCGAGCGGCAACTGCTCACCGAGTTCCAGTCCCAGATGATCCGGAGCGGCCAGAGTACGGACCTGGTGGTCGGCCACTACCGCCTGCTCGAACCGCTCGGCCGCGGCGGCATGGGCGTCGTCTACCGGGCCGAGCACATTCACCTCCGCCGGCAGGTCGCCGTCAAACTCGTGTCCGCCGGACACGGGGACCACGCCCGCTTGCACCGATTCTACCTAGAAGCCCGGTCGGTCGCCCGCCTCCAGCACCCGAACATCGTCGGCTGCCAGGACGCTGGTCAGCATCGCCCGCCCGGCGCCCGCGAGGTGCGGGATTACTACGTGATGGAACTCGTCCCGGGGCGGGACCTACACGGGTTCGTCACGGAGAACGGGCCGGTCCCGGTCCACAGGGCCGCCGCCCTCTTCCGGCAGGTCGCGGACGCCCTGACGGAAGCCCACCGCCACGGGCTAATCCACCGCGACATCAAGCCGCAGAACATCATAGTCACCCCGGACTGGCAGGCCAAGGTGCTCGACTTCGGCCTGGCCCTGCACCCCCAGTTGCAGGTGACCGAACCGGGCGTCCTGCTCGGGTCGGTCGGGTACATGGCTCCGGAACAGGCCCGCGACCCACACCGGGTCGACATCCGGGCCGACCTGTTTTCCCTCGGGGCGTCGCTGTTCTGGGCCCTAACGGGCAGGGAGCCGTTTCCCGTGACGGGGGCGGCCATCGTTGACCTGCAACTCCGCTTGAACGCCCCCCCGCCGGAACTCCGGGCGGTTCGTCCGGAGTACCCGGTCGGGCTGAGCGACCTGATCGCCCGGTTGATGCAACCGGACCCAGACCGGCGGCCGCCCTCGGCCGCCGCGGTCGCCGCCGCCCTCGGCCCGTTCACCCGATGGCAACCGGTCGTGGCCGGCGCGGACGCGAGCTCGAAATTCCGTGTCCTCGTTGCCGACGACGACATCGACATCCGGGTTTTCGTTCGGAACCTCCTCGCCGGCGAGTGCGCGTGTACCGAGGTCGAGACGGGGGACGCGGCCTGGGAAGCCCTCGAACACCAGCCGTTCGATCTGGTGATCTCGGACATGGACATGCCGGGGTTGGACGGGGCGGGCCTGACGGCCCGCATCCAGGCCCAGGTCCCGGACCCGCTCCCGATGGTGATGTTGATGTCCGGGGCGGTCACGACAGAGACGCTCGGCAACTTGCTGCTCGAAGGGGCGGACGATTTCATCCGCAAGCCGTTCCAGCCGTCTGAATTCCTGTCCCGCGTCCGCGGGCTGTTGAACCGCCGGCCCGGGTTCGAGGCGCGGCCGCCCCAAAGTCCATCGGCCCGGGACACCGTTCGGATTCCCGCCCGGGCCACGACTCGTCTGACCGGAGCGGACACGCGGTTCGAGCCCCGGACGCTGGCGGGCCCCTCGCCCGGCGACCCGTTCGCCGGCCCGCCGCCGTACACGACCGCGAAGGCCCTGGGTCTGATCGTCACGCGGCTCTTGGAAGAAGTCACCGTTCTGAGCCGCGGGCATAGCGCCCGGCTCACGCGGTACGTGTCGGCCCTGGCGGCCGTTGCCCCTTACCACGCCGAGTACGCGCGGCTCAAGGACCAGACGTACCTGGACATGCTGGCGGCTGTGGCCCCGCTCCACGACGTGGGCCTGCTGGCGATCCCGACCCCCATCTCGATGAAGCCGGGGCGGCTGGACGCTGAGGAGATGATGGCCGTCCAGATGCACGCGACGATCGGGGCGGACGTGATCGCGGACCTGGTTGCCAAGTACGGCCAATCCCTGCCGTGCCTGTCGTTGGCCGCCGAAGTGGTCCGGTCGCACCACGAGCGGTGGGACGGAGGCGGGTACCCGGACGGGCTCAAAGGGGCGGACATCCCGCTGGCCGCCCGTGTGGTCGGGCTCGTTTCCGTGTACGACGCCCTGCGCTCCCGCCGGCCCGCGCGGCCCGGGTTCACCCACGCCCGGACGCTCCGGATCATCACGGCCGAGAGCCCGAACCAGTTCGACCCGCTGCTGGCGGCCGCGTTCCAGGCGGCCGCCCCTCAATTCGATCAGATCTATCAACAGCACCCCCGGTAA